The following proteins are encoded in a genomic region of Xanthomonas cassavae CFBP 4642:
- a CDS encoding thymidylate synthase produces the protein MKPYLDLLQHVLEHGAEKSDRTGTGTRSVFGWQMRFDLTAGFPLVTTKKLHLRSIVHELLWFLQGDTNIGYLKDNQIRIWDEWADANGDLGPVYGKQWRRWTGQDGVEIDQMQWLVDEIKRNPDSRRLVISAWNVGELPQMALMPCHSLFQFYVVDGKLSCQLYQRSGDIFLGVPFNIASYALLTHMVAQATGLGVGDFVHTLGDAHLYANHFDQAREQLARTPRALPTLRLNPQVTDLFAFRFEDIAIDGYDPHPAIKAPVAV, from the coding sequence GTGAAGCCGTACCTGGACCTGCTGCAGCATGTGCTGGAGCACGGCGCCGAGAAGTCCGACCGCACCGGCACCGGCACGCGCAGCGTGTTTGGCTGGCAGATGCGCTTCGACCTTACTGCCGGGTTTCCGCTGGTCACCACCAAGAAACTGCACCTGCGCTCGATCGTCCACGAGCTGCTGTGGTTCCTGCAGGGCGACACCAATATCGGGTATTTGAAGGACAACCAGATCCGCATCTGGGACGAATGGGCCGACGCCAATGGCGATCTCGGCCCGGTGTACGGCAAGCAGTGGCGGCGCTGGACCGGCCAGGACGGCGTCGAGATCGACCAGATGCAGTGGCTGGTGGACGAAATCAAGCGCAACCCGGACTCGCGTCGGCTAGTGATCAGCGCCTGGAACGTAGGCGAGCTGCCGCAGATGGCGCTGATGCCCTGCCATAGCCTGTTCCAGTTCTATGTGGTCGACGGCAAGCTCAGCTGCCAGCTGTACCAACGCAGCGGCGACATCTTCCTGGGTGTTCCGTTCAACATCGCCAGTTATGCGTTGCTCACGCACATGGTGGCGCAGGCCACCGGCCTGGGCGTGGGCGATTTCGTGCACACGCTGGGCGATGCGCATCTGTATGCGAACCACTTCGACCAGGCGCGCGAACAGCTGGCCCGCACCCCGCGCGCGTTGCCGACCCTGCGCCTGAATCCGCAAGTGACCGACCTGTTCGCGTTCCGCTTCGAAGACATCGCCATCGACGGCTATGACCCGCATCCGGCGATCAAGGCGCCGGTGGCGGTATGA
- a CDS encoding dihydrofolate reductase: MNGRDPGPRSRLSITLIVAFDRNNAIGRDNDLPWKLPDDLKRFKALTLGKPILMGRKTAQSLGRALPGRLNLVLTRSGQVPFAGMQAVASVEQALECAEHAGAQELCVIGGGEVYRLTMERADLLAVTEVDTAVEYADTHYPPIDPAVWVAVQREEHAADARHAFAFSYVDYRRR; this comes from the coding sequence ATGAATGGCCGGGACCCGGGTCCCCGCTCCCGGCTCTCCATCACTCTGATCGTCGCCTTCGACCGCAACAACGCCATCGGTCGCGACAACGATTTGCCGTGGAAGCTTCCGGATGATCTCAAGCGTTTCAAGGCGCTGACGCTGGGCAAGCCGATCCTGATGGGGCGCAAGACGGCGCAATCGCTGGGGCGTGCACTGCCGGGGCGTCTGAACCTGGTGCTGACGCGGTCCGGACAGGTGCCCTTTGCCGGCATGCAGGCGGTGGCGTCGGTGGAGCAGGCGCTGGAGTGTGCCGAACACGCTGGTGCGCAGGAGCTGTGCGTGATCGGTGGTGGCGAGGTCTATCGGCTGACGATGGAACGCGCCGATCTGTTGGCTGTCACCGAGGTGGACACTGCGGTCGAATATGCCGATACGCACTATCCGCCGATCGATCCGGCGGTGTGGGTGGCGGTGCAGCGCGAAGAACATGCAGCCGATGCGCGCCACGCGTTTGCATTTTCTTACGTGGATTATCGGCGCCGCTGA
- a CDS encoding sigma-54 interaction domain-containing protein has product MSDFRLLTLPSVPQRVAAGNGRTAAAHVFEDPASQALLTHLERVAPSEASVLIIGESGTGKELVARHLHTLSARAQHPFVAVNCGAFSESLVDAELFGHEKGAFTGALSAKAGWFEEANGGTLFLDEIGDLPMPIQVKLLRVLQEREVVRLGSRRSVPIDVRVLAATNVPLDQAIGQGQFRQDLFYRLNVVGVELKPLRERPGDIPPLIRHFVQIYSQRLGHGQVTISPEAEQRLVQHPWPGNIRELENVIHHTLLIHRDAVVRADDIRLSQLRLPTQSTNETQPDAAALLARAFDSLFESNDGALHATVEAQLLRAAYRHCHHNQVRTAALLGLSRNIVRARLIELGELVVNKRTE; this is encoded by the coding sequence ATGTCCGATTTTCGCCTGTTGACCCTGCCTTCGGTGCCACAACGCGTCGCTGCCGGCAACGGCAGGACCGCCGCTGCGCACGTGTTCGAAGACCCGGCATCGCAGGCGTTGCTGACGCACCTGGAACGCGTGGCGCCCAGCGAAGCCAGCGTGCTGATCATTGGCGAGTCCGGCACCGGCAAGGAGTTGGTGGCACGCCATCTCCATACCCTCAGCGCGCGTGCGCAGCATCCGTTCGTGGCCGTCAATTGCGGGGCCTTCAGCGAATCGCTGGTGGACGCGGAATTGTTCGGGCATGAGAAAGGCGCATTCACCGGCGCGCTCAGCGCCAAGGCCGGCTGGTTCGAGGAAGCCAATGGCGGCACCCTGTTTCTCGACGAGATCGGCGATCTGCCGATGCCGATCCAGGTCAAGCTGTTGCGCGTGTTGCAGGAGCGCGAAGTGGTGCGCCTGGGCTCGCGCCGCAGTGTTCCGATCGATGTCAGGGTGCTGGCTGCAACCAACGTGCCGCTGGACCAGGCCATCGGCCAGGGGCAGTTCCGCCAGGACCTGTTCTACCGGCTCAACGTAGTGGGCGTGGAACTCAAGCCGCTGCGCGAACGGCCCGGCGACATTCCGCCGTTGATCCGCCATTTCGTGCAGATCTACAGCCAGCGCCTGGGCCATGGCCAGGTGACGATCAGCCCGGAGGCCGAGCAGCGCCTGGTGCAGCACCCGTGGCCGGGCAATATCCGCGAACTGGAAAATGTCATCCACCATACCTTGCTGATCCACCGCGACGCTGTGGTGCGCGCCGACGATATCCGGCTGTCGCAGCTGCGCTTGCCCACCCAGTCCACCAACGAGACGCAGCCCGATGCTGCGGCCCTGCTCGCACGCGCCTTCGACAGCTTGTTCGAAAGCAACGACGGCGCGCTGCATGCCACCGTCGAAGCGCAGCTGTTACGCGCTGCCTACCGGCATTGCCACCATAACCAGGTCAGGACCGCTGCGTTGCTCGGACTGAGCCGCAACATCGTGCGTGCGCGCCTGATCGAACTGGGCGAGCTGGTGGTAAACAAGCGTACCGAGTGA
- a CDS encoding acyl-CoA dehydrogenase family protein → MTSQQLQPTVLNPLHTARRLASDFAATAIERDARGGTPKAERDALRASGLLGLSIPVQYGGLGASWSEVLTIVREFARADSSIAHVFGFHHLMLATVRLFGQPAQWQPWLEQTARKQWFWGNALNPLDTRTIAVHYEGWREFSGKKSFCSGALDSQMLIASALDERSGKLLIGAVPTARSGITLGHDWDNIGQRQTDSGSTTFERVRVEENELLLDPGPLSTPLACLRPLLAQLLFAHVFLGIAEGAFEEARSYTSTETRPWHRSGVERASDDPYILAHYGEFWLGLESARLLAGRAADLLDAAWRKEHALTGDERAQVALAIAAAKVATTRVGLDVSSKLFDVTGARATHAALRLDRYWRNLRTHTLHDPVDYKVRELGEWALRRQPPTPSFYS, encoded by the coding sequence ATGACCAGCCAGCAACTGCAACCCACCGTGTTGAACCCGCTGCACACGGCCCGGCGTCTGGCCAGCGACTTCGCTGCCACGGCGATCGAACGCGATGCGCGTGGCGGCACCCCAAAGGCAGAACGCGATGCATTGCGTGCCAGCGGCCTGCTGGGCTTGAGCATCCCGGTGCAGTACGGCGGTCTTGGCGCCAGCTGGAGCGAGGTGCTGACCATCGTGCGCGAATTCGCCAGGGCCGACAGTTCGATCGCGCACGTCTTCGGCTTCCATCACCTGATGCTGGCCACGGTGCGGCTGTTCGGCCAGCCGGCGCAATGGCAGCCCTGGCTGGAGCAGACCGCGCGCAAGCAGTGGTTCTGGGGCAATGCGCTCAATCCCCTGGATACGCGCACCATCGCCGTGCACTACGAGGGCTGGCGCGAATTTTCCGGCAAGAAGAGTTTTTGTTCCGGCGCTCTCGACTCGCAGATGCTGATCGCCTCCGCACTGGACGAACGCAGCGGCAAGCTGTTGATCGGCGCAGTCCCCACCGCACGCAGCGGCATCACGCTCGGCCACGATTGGGACAACATCGGCCAACGCCAGACCGACAGCGGCAGCACCACCTTCGAGCGCGTACGGGTAGAAGAAAACGAGCTGCTGCTGGATCCAGGCCCGCTGAGCACGCCATTGGCGTGCCTGCGTCCGCTGCTTGCGCAACTGCTGTTTGCGCATGTCTTCCTCGGCATTGCCGAAGGCGCATTCGAAGAGGCGCGCAGCTACACCTCGACCGAAACGCGGCCCTGGCATCGGTCCGGAGTCGAGCGGGCCAGCGACGATCCCTACATCCTGGCCCATTACGGCGAGTTCTGGCTGGGGCTGGAAAGCGCGCGCCTGCTGGCCGGGCGCGCCGCCGATCTGCTCGACGCCGCCTGGCGCAAGGAACACGCGCTCACCGGCGACGAACGCGCGCAGGTGGCCCTGGCAATCGCCGCCGCCAAGGTCGCCACCACGCGTGTGGGGCTGGATGTCAGCAGCAAACTGTTCGATGTCACCGGCGCGCGCGCCACCCATGCAGCGCTGCGTCTGGACCGTTACTGGCGCAATCTGCGTACCCACACCCTGCACGATCCGGTCGACTACAAGGTGCGCGAACTCGGCGAATGGGCGCTACGGCGGCAGCCTCCCACGCCCAGCTTCTACTCATGA
- a CDS encoding ABC transporter ATP-binding protein: MSAGLQIRVANKRFGARSVLQDIELRVAPGEILSLIGPSGCGKSTLLRIVAGLERDYGGEVVLDGSRVQGVDRRIGFIFQEPRLLPWLDVAANVAFADDTGVSPAAARQSPRVQQLLAEVGLLDHAQALPKQLSGGQAQRVALARGLYRQPQVLLLDEPFSAVDAFTRIRLQELLLRLAGEHGFTVLLVTHDIEEAVYLSDRVLVIGGQPGSIVHAQALDTPRPRDRNAHEAALREARQELLAALHDIHAV, from the coding sequence ATGAGTGCCGGCCTGCAGATCCGGGTGGCGAACAAACGCTTCGGTGCACGCAGCGTGTTGCAGGACATCGAGCTGCGCGTGGCACCGGGCGAAATCCTGAGCCTGATCGGACCCAGCGGTTGCGGCAAGAGCACCTTGTTACGCATCGTCGCCGGCCTGGAGCGCGACTACGGCGGCGAGGTAGTGCTGGACGGCAGCCGCGTGCAGGGGGTCGACCGCCGTATCGGCTTCATCTTCCAGGAGCCGCGCCTGCTGCCCTGGCTGGACGTGGCGGCCAATGTCGCCTTCGCCGACGACACTGGCGTTTCGCCGGCGGCAGCGCGGCAATCGCCGCGCGTGCAGCAGTTGCTGGCCGAGGTCGGCCTGCTCGACCACGCGCAGGCGCTGCCCAAGCAACTCTCCGGCGGCCAGGCGCAGCGGGTGGCCCTGGCGCGGGGCTTGTACCGGCAACCGCAGGTGCTGTTGCTGGACGAACCCTTCAGCGCGGTGGATGCCTTCACCCGCATCCGGCTGCAGGAGCTGCTGCTGCGCCTGGCCGGCGAGCACGGCTTCACCGTGCTGCTGGTGACGCACGATATCGAGGAAGCGGTGTACCTGAGCGACCGCGTCCTCGTGATCGGCGGCCAGCCCGGTTCCATCGTGCATGCGCAGGCGCTGGACACGCCGCGGCCACGCGATCGCAACGCGCATGAGGCGGCGCTGCGTGAGGCGCGCCAGGAGCTGCTGGCCGCGCTGCACGACATCCATGCAGTGTAG
- a CDS encoding ABC transporter permease, whose product MNQISLRLSRALPSSMRLRRRWRLPAGSLGLVLPVGFFAALEVCSALGWTPRYLLPPPSQILTTLADEAGRGLAGHLGASVLRVLVGFALSVGLGLAIGIGVGLNRWLERLLDPSFQALRAVPSLAWVPLLLLWMGIDEAPKITLIAIGAFFPMYLGVANGLRQVDRTLIELGETYGLSRVRMVQRILLPAALPSIFTGLRTSLSLAWMFLVAAELIAATRGLGYLLSDGRETSRPDIVIAAIVLLALLGKLSDSVLKALETRTLHWRDNLQNRRAHPHAAHAA is encoded by the coding sequence ATGAATCAGATCTCGCTTCGCCTGTCGCGCGCCCTGCCATCCTCCATGCGCCTGCGGCGGCGCTGGCGGCTGCCTGCCGGCAGCCTGGGCCTGGTGCTGCCGGTCGGCTTCTTCGCAGCATTGGAAGTGTGCTCGGCGTTGGGGTGGACGCCACGCTACTTGCTGCCGCCTCCCAGCCAGATCCTGACCACGCTGGCAGACGAAGCCGGCCGGGGACTGGCCGGCCATCTGGGCGCCAGCGTGCTGCGGGTGCTGGTGGGCTTTGCGCTGAGTGTCGGTCTGGGACTGGCGATCGGCATCGGCGTCGGCTTGAATCGCTGGCTGGAGCGCTTGCTGGATCCCAGCTTCCAGGCGCTGCGCGCGGTGCCCAGCCTGGCCTGGGTGCCGTTGTTGTTGCTATGGATGGGCATCGATGAAGCGCCGAAGATCACCTTGATCGCGATCGGTGCGTTCTTCCCGATGTATCTGGGCGTGGCCAATGGCCTGCGCCAGGTCGACCGCACGCTGATCGAGCTGGGCGAGACCTATGGCCTGTCCCGGGTGCGCATGGTGCAACGGATCCTGCTGCCGGCCGCGCTGCCATCCATCTTCACCGGGCTGCGTACCAGCCTGAGCCTGGCCTGGATGTTTCTGGTGGCCGCCGAACTGATCGCAGCCACGCGCGGGCTGGGTTATCTGCTGAGCGACGGGCGCGAGACCTCGCGGCCGGACATCGTCATTGCCGCCATCGTGTTGCTGGCCCTGCTCGGCAAGCTCAGCGACAGCGTGCTCAAGGCACTGGAAACCCGCACGCTGCACTGGCGCGACAACCTGCAGAACCGCCGCGCCCACCCACACGCGGCGCACGCGGCATGA
- a CDS encoding aliphatic sulfonate ABC transporter substrate-binding protein, with protein MKRRNLLKLGTLAGVALGAPPLLSSAADTPRRIAVPERLRMDYAYYSPTSLVLKRFGWLEAALKPQGTEVTWVLSAGSNRALEYLAGNSIDFGSTAGLAALLGRANGNPVKAVYVSSHPEWVALVVGKQSKIQRVAELKGKRVAATKGTDAYLFLLRALREVGLHRDDVDIVHLQHPDGRIALERGNVDAWAGLDPHMAASQLEAGSRLLYRNVAFNSYGFLNTSEKFAAAYPEQIPLVLQAYEKARRWAITHPDALASLIAEQARLSVPVAQLQLQRTDLSRPLIGAEQLAALRSAAPVLLEEGLVRPGTDLPQVLGALIDPRYATRARVAQG; from the coding sequence ATGAAACGACGCAACCTGCTCAAACTCGGAACGCTGGCCGGAGTCGCGCTCGGTGCCCCGCCGCTGTTGTCCAGCGCGGCGGATACACCGCGCAGGATTGCCGTCCCCGAACGCCTGCGCATGGATTACGCCTACTACTCGCCCACCTCGCTGGTGCTCAAGCGCTTCGGCTGGCTGGAAGCAGCGCTCAAGCCGCAGGGCACCGAGGTCACCTGGGTGTTATCGGCCGGCAGCAATCGCGCACTGGAGTATCTGGCCGGCAACAGCATCGATTTCGGCAGCACCGCCGGCCTGGCCGCGCTGCTGGGGCGCGCCAACGGCAATCCGGTCAAGGCGGTCTATGTGTCCTCGCACCCGGAATGGGTCGCCCTGGTCGTCGGCAAGCAATCGAAGATCCAGCGCGTGGCCGAACTCAAGGGCAAGCGGGTGGCCGCCACCAAGGGTACCGATGCGTACCTGTTCCTGCTGCGTGCGCTGCGCGAAGTCGGCTTGCACCGGGACGATGTCGACATCGTCCATCTGCAGCATCCGGATGGGCGTATTGCACTGGAGCGCGGCAATGTCGATGCCTGGGCCGGACTGGACCCGCATATGGCCGCCAGCCAGCTCGAGGCCGGCTCGCGGCTGCTCTATCGCAACGTCGCCTTCAATTCGTACGGCTTCTTGAATACCAGCGAAAAATTCGCTGCCGCCTACCCCGAGCAGATTCCACTGGTGCTGCAGGCCTATGAAAAGGCGCGTCGTTGGGCAATCACGCATCCGGACGCCTTGGCCAGCCTGATCGCCGAGCAGGCACGTCTTTCGGTGCCGGTGGCGCAACTGCAGTTGCAGCGCACCGATCTCAGCCGGCCGTTGATCGGCGCCGAGCAACTGGCGGCCTTGCGCAGCGCCGCGCCGGTCTTGCTCGAAGAAGGCCTGGTGCGACCGGGAACCGACCTGCCCCAGGTACTGGGCGCATTGATCGATCCACGCTATGCCACGCGCGCACGCGTGGCGCAGGGATGA
- the ssuD gene encoding FMNH2-dependent alkanesulfonate monooxygenase, whose amino-acid sequence MEMFWFIPTHGDSRYLGTSEGARQVSADYVTQVAVAADTLGYEGVLIPTGRSCEDPWVIASSLINATRQLKFLVALRPGLMAPALAARMAASFDRLSGGRLLVNLVTGGDRGELEGDGVFLDHADRYDASAEFIRIWREIIRHSHDSQSYDFDGKHLQVKAAQLLYPTVQRPYPPVWFGGSSDAAHDLAAEQVDTYLTWGEPPAAVAQKIATVRSKAAALGRTLRFGIRLHVIVRETDTQAWAAADALIRHLDDDTVERAQRAFARMDSVGQRRMAALHGRGQGRTRADLEVSPNLWAGVGLVRGGAGTALVGSPQTVVQRIEEYAALGIDTFIFSGYPHLEEAYRFAELVFPLLPRARRQQLPGQPLSGPFGEVIANTIVPRASAR is encoded by the coding sequence ATGGAGATGTTCTGGTTCATTCCCACCCACGGCGATAGCCGCTATCTGGGTACCAGCGAGGGCGCGCGCCAGGTCAGTGCCGACTACGTGACCCAGGTGGCCGTAGCGGCGGACACGCTGGGCTATGAAGGGGTGCTGATTCCCACCGGGCGCTCCTGCGAAGACCCGTGGGTGATCGCGTCCAGCCTGATCAATGCCACGCGCCAACTGAAGTTTCTGGTGGCGCTGCGCCCCGGGCTGATGGCGCCCGCACTGGCCGCGCGCATGGCGGCCAGCTTCGACCGGCTCTCCGGCGGGCGCCTGCTGGTCAATCTGGTCACCGGCGGCGACCGCGGTGAGCTGGAAGGCGATGGCGTGTTTCTCGATCACGCCGACCGTTACGACGCCTCGGCCGAATTCATCCGGATCTGGCGCGAGATCATCCGCCACAGCCACGACAGCCAGAGCTACGACTTCGATGGCAAGCATCTGCAGGTGAAGGCGGCGCAACTGCTGTATCCCACCGTGCAACGGCCGTATCCACCCGTGTGGTTTGGCGGCTCGTCCGATGCGGCGCACGATCTGGCCGCCGAACAGGTGGACACCTACCTCACCTGGGGCGAGCCGCCGGCCGCGGTGGCGCAGAAGATCGCCACCGTCCGCAGCAAGGCTGCGGCACTCGGGCGCACCTTGCGCTTCGGCATCCGCCTGCATGTCATCGTGCGCGAAACCGACACGCAGGCCTGGGCCGCGGCCGATGCGCTGATCCGCCATCTCGACGACGACACCGTGGAGCGCGCACAGCGCGCCTTCGCGCGCATGGACTCGGTCGGCCAGCGGCGCATGGCAGCCTTGCATGGGCGTGGCCAGGGCCGCACGCGCGCCGATCTGGAGGTCAGCCCCAACCTGTGGGCCGGGGTCGGCCTGGTCCGCGGCGGGGCCGGCACCGCCCTGGTCGGCAGTCCGCAGACAGTGGTGCAGCGGATCGAGGAATACGCCGCGCTCGGCATCGACACCTTCATCTTCTCCGGCTATCCGCATCTGGAAGAGGCCTATCGCTTTGCCGAACTGGTCTTCCCACTGCTGCCACGTGCGCGCCGGCAGCAATTGCCCGGGCAACCGCTGAGCGGCCCCTTCGGCGAAGTCATCGCCAACACCATCGTGCCACGCGCCTCGGCGCGCTGA
- the msuE gene encoding FMN reductase, with translation MRTPLNVVAVSGSTSRPSRSLALAEATLAELAQHLAIRPSILQLGEIARPLGAAQWRSDVDATTEQALRQIETAHLLLVVAPVYRGSYPGLLKHLFDLIDMHALIDTPVLLAATGGSERHALVIDHQLRPLFAFFQALTLPIGIYASESDFHDDQVAAPALRQRIVLAAERAAGVLGVRPDARLRIA, from the coding sequence ATGCGCACTCCGTTGAATGTCGTTGCCGTCTCCGGCAGCACCTCGCGCCCTTCGCGCAGCCTGGCCCTGGCCGAGGCCACCCTGGCCGAGCTGGCACAGCACCTGGCCATCAGGCCCAGCATCCTCCAGCTCGGCGAGATCGCGCGGCCGCTGGGCGCAGCGCAATGGCGCAGCGACGTCGACGCAACCACAGAACAGGCCTTGCGCCAGATCGAAACGGCACACCTGCTACTGGTCGTCGCACCGGTGTATCGCGGTTCGTATCCAGGCTTGCTCAAGCATCTGTTCGATCTGATCGACATGCACGCATTGATCGATACGCCGGTGCTGCTGGCCGCCACCGGCGGCAGCGAACGGCACGCGCTGGTGATCGATCACCAGCTGCGGCCGTTGTTCGCATTTTTCCAGGCACTGACATTGCCGATCGGCATCTATGCCAGCGAAAGCGATTTCCACGATGACCAGGTGGCCGCTCCGGCGCTGCGCCAGCGCATCGTGCTGGCCGCCGAACGCGCTGCCGGTGTGTTGGGCGTGCGCCCCGATGCGCGGCTGCGTATTGCCTGA
- the sfnG gene encoding dimethylsulfone monooxygenase SfnG: MSHSSNAVPLTFAYWVPNVSGGLVVSTIEQRTDWSLEYNVRLAQAAEHAGFDYALTQIRFTAGYGAEHQHESVSFSQALLHATSRLKVLAAILPGPWTPAVVAKQIATIDHISNGRIAINVVSGWFKGEFVAIGEPWLEHDERYRRSREFIQVLKGIWTQDAFSFHGDFYRFNNYTLSPKPLQKPHPEIFQGGSSRAARDNAASVSDWYFTNGNTPEQLRVQIQDLQTKAAANGHTVRVGVNAFVIARETEQEAQAVLQEIIAHAHVDAVKAFADAARQAGHASPEGEGNWATSTFEDLVQYNDGFRTNLIGTPQQIAERILALQDVGVDLVLCGFLHFIEEVEYFGREVLPRVRALEAQRAESALA; this comes from the coding sequence ATGAGCCATTCGTCCAATGCCGTGCCGCTGACCTTTGCCTACTGGGTTCCCAACGTCAGCGGCGGGCTGGTTGTCAGCACGATCGAGCAGCGCACCGACTGGAGCCTGGAGTACAACGTGCGGCTTGCGCAGGCCGCCGAGCACGCCGGCTTCGATTACGCGCTGACCCAGATCCGTTTTACCGCCGGCTATGGCGCCGAACATCAGCATGAGTCGGTGTCATTCAGTCAGGCCTTGCTGCATGCCACCTCACGCCTGAAGGTATTGGCGGCCATCCTGCCCGGTCCCTGGACACCGGCGGTGGTGGCCAAGCAGATCGCCACCATCGACCACATCAGCAACGGGCGCATCGCGATCAATGTGGTCAGCGGCTGGTTCAAGGGCGAGTTCGTTGCCATCGGCGAGCCGTGGCTGGAACACGACGAACGCTATCGGCGCTCCCGGGAATTCATCCAGGTACTGAAGGGGATCTGGACCCAGGACGCTTTCAGCTTCCATGGCGATTTCTACCGTTTCAACAACTACACCCTCAGCCCCAAGCCGCTGCAGAAGCCGCATCCTGAGATATTTCAAGGAGGCAGTTCGCGCGCGGCGCGCGACAACGCGGCCAGCGTGTCGGACTGGTATTTCACCAATGGCAACACGCCCGAGCAGTTACGCGTGCAGATTCAGGACCTGCAGACCAAGGCGGCCGCCAATGGGCATACCGTTCGCGTGGGCGTCAACGCCTTCGTGATCGCGCGAGAGACCGAGCAGGAGGCCCAGGCGGTGCTGCAGGAAATCATCGCGCATGCGCATGTCGACGCGGTCAAGGCGTTCGCCGATGCCGCGCGGCAGGCCGGCCACGCGTCGCCGGAGGGCGAGGGCAATTGGGCCACTTCCACCTTCGAGGACCTGGTGCAATACAACGACGGTTTCCGCACCAACCTGATCGGCACGCCGCAGCAGATCGCCGAACGCATCCTCGCCCTGCAGGACGTGGGCGTGGATCTGGTGCTGTGCGGCTTCCTGCACTTTATCGAAGAGGTGGAATATTTCGGACGCGAAGTGCTGCCGCGCGTACGCGCGCTGGAGGCGCAGCGCGCGGAGTCGGCGCTGGCCTGA